cacagcaaagcccagcctcTCCAGAGTGCGGGCCAGCCCGATGGCTGGCTGGTCCCCCAGCCGCCCTGCCGGGTGCGTCTCCAGGCCGATGTGGATCACACCCCTCAGAAACGTACCGGTGGTCAGGATAACGCTCCCGGCACGGACTGTGCTCCCATCCCCTGGAACAGCACGTTTTCAGAGATGTGCACAGTTTAGTAGCAACAAAGCCCTGGAATTCTGGTGCTTCTGTCTAAAGGGAGAACTGGAGACTACCAGTGCCCACTGGGGGTTTATCTGtctttattataaaataataccAGCTTCTCCATAATAAAGGCATCAATAGCAATAACTACAATAAGCAGCATGTAATTATTtctgtatatttatttattaactAAGCAAGTTAttcctaaaaaataaaaccactccTGAGAAAAACCCATATCCAGGCGTTTATTTTGGAAAGCTTGTTTATTGTAACAGCAAGGGGTAATGAAGTACAAGCCTGTTACTAAGAGGACCCCACGGTCCTGCAACACTGAGGGGAGCATACACCATTTACCAAATAAACCTCAAAACACAGTACAGAATTCAGTACCACTAgcctgaagaaaattaacttagTTCATGTCCCAGTACACTACTAATCCAGGTATTTTTGACATTGTATTACTTTGTATTACACATATTAACCTGGTTTATTTCACTTTACCTAAACCAGCTCTGTTGGCTAATTAATCTTTCTCTCTAATGAATCAGAATAGGACAAATTCATCTTTCTCATCagtaaatcagaaatatttaccCCAAAGGCTAGTTCCTagtgtggagtaactgaaggcaCTTAGTGAGTTACCAGCACATACCCAGAACAACTCCTGTGACTTGACACTTCCCGGGACGGCCTGGTTCTGGCTCAGTCAAGAGAAGATCCTCCACAGATGCCTCACGAACTGTCAACAGTGGTGTGTTAAGGATTTCTTTCTGTCATGAAAGGAGTTACTGCAAAAATCTAGGAAGTTATGAGACATATAGGCAATCCCAAACCCTGCTGGTTTCTGAAACATCTATTACCCACTTCCATTCTTACCAGGTCATTTGGTAGACACTGTTACAGTACTATCCTGATTTATCAGGTAGAAGTTTTCACTCAAATAAACTAATTGATCATGAAGCCTCACCTGTATCTAAAACACTAGAGAATTTTTCAAACTGTGCTGAGCTCCAACAACttacactgcatccaagtaccAAACAGAGAAGTACCTAGGTTTGATCGgtaaataatgaaaaacaaaacatagcCTCTTTCTTCGTAATCCTCAGTGGCGCACCCCGCCTCCCAGCACCCGGCAGCCGGCCCCTCACCTGCATGTTCTCCTTGTAGAGCCCGCGGTCGATCTGAGCGCGGAGGCCCCACACGGCCGGGCCCTTGCAGCGGTTCAGCACCTTGTAGTGAACGCCGGAGCGGTCGCAGACGCGGCCGCACAGCCCGTCCAGGGCGTCCACCTCCCGCATGAGGTGCCCCTTCCCGATGCCGCCGAAGGACGGGTTGCAGGACATTTCCCCTGGATaatgacacagggacaccctcAGACCCCGCGACCTCCTCGGCTCAGCGCCGCTCCCCACGCCGGGAGACCCGAGGCGCCCGCGGCAGCTTCCCCCGCCCTCCCCGGGCACCCGCGGCGGTACCGATGGTGCCGATCCTGTGCGTGAGCAGCAGCGTGCAGGCCCCGCCGCGagcggccgccgccgcggccTCCGTGCCCGCATGGCCCCCGCCGATCACCACCACCTCGTAGcgcggcgctgccgccgccccgACCTCGCTGCCCGCCCGGCGGTGCCCGGGGCGAGGCGCCGGGGGCAGCGGCAGGCGGCGGCAACCCCTCCGCAGGAACATGGCGGCTGGGCCGGGAGCGCCGCCGCGGctcctgtggcccggagcgagaGGCGGGGCCTGCGGGAGCGGCGGCCCGGGCGCCTCCCCGCGGCCGCCCGTCCCGGCTCCCCGCACGGCTGAAAAAGCCGGGCGGTGCCAGTGCTCACGTGTCCTCGccccgcgggcgggcgggcggagccGCCCAGGAGCGGGAAAACGCTCCCATCGGATTGGAGGCAGACCGCAGCTTGACTGTTGTTGCCGGAGCTATCCTGTGCCCGGGCTGAAGTTGGCGCGCCGGGCTACGTCTTACCTCCGCCCCGCTCGGCGGGTTTCGTTTCCTAGGGGAGGTGCGCTTCTTGGAAGAGGAACTCGCCCGAAGCCAGAGGCGGGAACCCCGTTGCTCGCGAGGCCGCGCTCGCCGTGTTGCTGGTGCGGAGAGGGAGCAGCGGCCATGGACGCCGCGGGCGGCAGAGGGGCGCGGGCCAGGCGGGGGACGCGTTCCACAGCTCCGCGGAGCCGGGGCAGGGAGAAAGGCGCAGCCCGAAGCCCCTCGCGGGGCCGCGCCGCGGGTGAAGGCTCGAGCGCCATCGCGACCCTCCGGACACCGCGCACGgacggagccccggcccggggcGGCCGCTCGGCGCGGCGAACCCCCGGTGCCCGGGAGCCGCCAGCGGgcggggcggcgggcggcgcagaggcgccccccgccccgcggAGCAGGGCACCGGCCGCCAGAGTGCCCGCGGCCCCGGGGAGCCACGGGGCTGTGCCCGACGGGGCGGTCGCTGCCGCCGGCCGTCGCCCCCCGCCGGCGGCAGACGCCTTGCGGCTCCGGGAGGTGCTGTCGCGGCTCAGCCTGCTCCGCGAAGACGTGTCCGAGGCTTCGACACTGGTGAACACGGTGGTCCGGCACCTGGTCCAGGCCATCCGCGACAGGGAGAGCTGCTTCAGctccatggagcagcagagcgCCGGCAGCTACTACGAGCGCGTCAAGGTGGGTGCCGGGGCGGAGGCAGCGCTCTCccgccgggcggcggcggcgggcgagAACGCGGACCGGCCGCGGAGGGCCGCTCCTAGCTGGCATCTCCCGCCGAGTAAGGCTCTGTGGATGTAACTGCATCGCTAAGGATAGCTCTGCATTACAAAATGATCAGTAACCTGCTGAATGGTGCTACGTGCACTGAGTCAGAGACGCTACCTGAACGGTTCAGGCTGCAGCAAGCCTTGCACTCGCACAGCACGCAGGTGAGCTCGGCATAGCAACACAATCCGTCAGGTAttagcactgcacaagaagccctgggccaggttttaGTTCATAGTTTTTTCAAAAATCAGGAGTTATGGATACaaattgaaagaagaaaaatttagattagatattagaaagaaTGTTTTCACTGTGTGAAGGTGGTGGGACAGTGGTACAGAGCGTCTGAGGAGATTGTGGATGCTCCAAACCTGGCAGTGTTGGAGGCCAGGTTGGGTAAGGtcttgagcaacctggtctagtggaaggtatccctgcccagggcaggatgaGTCAGTACTACCTctaaggtccattccaacccctTCACCTTCTGTGATTAACCAGTACCTTTTTTCTGTCTAAAACTAGCTTCAGACCTAGcagttcatttttttcctcacatcCAAAGTGCAAGAGGATGTCTGAGCATACTTATACATTAATTATTCAGAACCACTTAAGAATCTTAAAACTATCTTAAAAATTAATAAGTTGGAGAGCTGGGAAGTGAGCTGCAAATTGCTATTTTCCACCCCAATGCACAGTAATCTTGCAATACCACAGAAATAAGCTCATATTTCACATCAGACACCAAGGTAGATGAAACCACAACTGGTATAAAAATTTCAGGAGAATAAAACCATAGTTGCACATTGTCTGTTCTATTCTTACATTTGCAGATATCTGAGCCAAATGAGTTTGACATCATGCTTGTAATCCCTATAAAACAGAATGCAAATGATTCTACAAGGCTTCAGCTGGATGAGTCTGATGATACTGGAGCCTATTATTATGCATCATTCAAAAGGGGTCCAATAGAAAGAGGTTGGTTGAAGTTCTTAGAGGAAGATGGAAAATTATCAGCCTCTAAAATGATGCAAGCACTAAGAGACATTATTAAACAGGAAGTAAAAAACATTAGAGGTGAGTACTGAGAGAACAAACTTCATCAGGAAGTGGTACAAATGCAGTTACATTGTGCATATGTGTTGCCCCAGTATTAAGAACATGCATTTTCCTGCCAGTCTCTTTGTGCCAATGGAGCTGTaacccctcctgtccccagtaTCTCAAGCTGGCTAACAAAAACACATAGGTAACTTGTTACATTATTAACTCCATTATGCATATTTTCTGTATGAAAATAATAAACATTAAGGGATGCATGTTTGCTATTTCCCACATAACCTATACATCTTGTATCTATCTGGAGTACACAAAGACCCATTTGCTGAAGTAGCAAAACAAGGAGCTTTCTTTTATACAGCAcctgtattttcttttatacACTACCTAGTATTTTTTATTGATCAGTACAGAAACTGCATCCCagtatttttataattattttaaatatactatatatatatatttatataattatattaaaataaccGCAGTTAGggttattttttcccaaaacctTCAGAAATATTGTGGCCAGATCTCCTCACTGTGTGTCTTCAACAGGGAAGCaattaaatgaaaaacattattatatttttaattcttagaCAGTAAATCAAGTAAACACAGTAGTGTTCCCTGTTTCATAGAACTCTTCAGTAGACCTTCTCAATGTTTCAACATCCTGTAGGATAAAGAGCCATTGACTGAACCCAGGTATTTCTTTTGATTGCTTATGAGCTCTTTAGTAAAAACTGTAACATTCTTAAAAACAGTTTTCATCTTACTAATCTATCTAGCTATCTGTCCATCTAACATGAAATATCACTTTCTTTGTTACTAGGTATGGAAGTCACTGTGGCAAGGAAAAGGGCTGGAAGCCCTGCAATAACTCTTCAGATCAAAAAACCTCCATTAGAAATATCAGTGGACATCATCTTGACTTTGAAGGCTCAGAAGAGCTGgccccccagcacacaggatGGCCTCAAAATTGAACAGTGGCTGGGAACAAAAAAGAGGAGGGATTTCAGATTAACACCAATTTATTTAGTagccaagcaaaacaaaagagaaaaagttcTAAGAGGTACCTCAAATATGGACAATAATAAGTTATGAAATGTCTTTTCTACAACTTGATCACTTACAAGTGCTATAGAAAGGGTATCCAGATCATGTTCAGTATTCCATCTTTGAGACACCTCATCCTGGATATTTCCAGCTCAGACAACTGAAATCCCTCTTTAGAGCAGCAGATTTGTGGTACTGCTTGTCCTGTACTGAAATGTAAATACAAGCCCATTCTGCCAGGCTGCACATTAACCATTACTAAGAGCATTATATTAAATCCAGTCCAGCCAGACATGGATATGAGCCTTCCCTTGTGCTAGTACTCTGCTTAACAGCAGCTTGCGCTCTCTTGTAAGATGAGAAGAAAGTTACTAAAAATGCAGGGAACTTCCCCATACATGAGACTCATCCACAAATCAGATACTTCTGCAGGAAGCAAACTGTTTTCTATCAAGATACATTGTTTCTCATTGAACTCTGGTATGGCTACAACATTTTTTCCTCCAGACCACTGTCCCATTGAGCCTCCTTTAGTTTGCAGAAACATTCTGACTTGTGCATTATGGTAACTGATCCTTTCAGTGTAAGATTTCAAGCATTCTGGTACCATTTTAATTAGCATGCCCATGTTATCAAAGCCCAGTACAGAAGTACTGATTTAT
This sequence is a window from Zonotrichia albicollis isolate bZonAlb1 chromosome 3, bZonAlb1.hap1, whole genome shotgun sequence. Protein-coding genes within it:
- the CGAS gene encoding cyclic GMP-AMP synthase isoform X1, giving the protein MAAGPGAPPRLLWPGARGGACGSGGPGASPRPPVPAPRTAEKAGRCQCSRVLAPRAGGRSRPGAGKRSHRIGGRPQLDCCCRSYPVPGLKLARRATSYLRPARRVSFPRGGALLGRGTRPKPEAGTPLLARPRSPCCWCGEGAAAMDAAGGRGARARRGTRSTAPRSRGREKGAARSPSRGRAAGEGSSAIATLRTPRTDGAPARGGRSARRTPGAREPPAGGAAGGAEAPPAPRSRAPAARVPAAPGSHGAVPDGAVAAAGRRPPPAADALRLREVLSRLSLLREDVSEASTLVNTVVRHLVQAIRDRESCFSSMEQQSAGSYYERVKISEPNEFDIMLVIPIKQNANDSTRLQLDESDDTGAYYYASFKRGPIERGWLKFLEEDGKLSASKMMQALRDIIKQEVKNIRGMEVTVARKRAGSPAITLQIKKPPLEISVDIILTLKAQKSWPPSTQDGLKIEQWLGTKKRRDFRLTPIYLVAKQNKREKVLRGNTWRLSFSHIEKDMIKNHGNSKTCCESNGPKCCRKGCLKLLKFLLEQLKRKYPKELEKFCSYHVKTAFLHSCVMWPNDTDWYLGNLDHSFQQCLGFFVDCLQKSQLTHFFIPQYNLLSQEDKARHHFLSRKISYELNNGFPVFHENY
- the CGAS gene encoding cyclic GMP-AMP synthase isoform X2 yields the protein MAAGPGAPPRLLWPGARGGACGSGGPGASPRPPVPAPRTAEKAGRCQCSRVLAPRAGGRSRPGAGKRSHRIGGRPQLDCCCRSYPVPGLKLARRATSYLRPARRVSFPRGGALLGRGTRPKPEAGTPLLARPRSPCCWCGEGAAAMDAAGGRGARARRGTRSTAPRSRGREKGAARSPSRGRAAGEGSSAIATLRTPRTDGAPARGGRSARRTPGAREPPAGGAAGGAEAPPAPRSRAPAARVPAAPGSHGAVPDGAVAAAGRRPPPAADALRLREVLSRLSLLREDVSEASTLVNTVVRHLVQAIRDRESCFSSMEQQSAGSYYERVKISEPNEFDIMLVIPIKQNANDSTRLQLDESDDTGAYYYASFKRGPIERGWLKFLEEDGKLSASKMMQALRDIIKQEVKNIRGNTWRLSFSHIEKDMIKNHGNSKTCCESNGPKCCRKGCLKLLKFLLEQLKRKYPKELEKFCSYHVKTAFLHSCVMWPNDTDWYLGNLDHSFQQCLGFFVDCLQKSQLTHFFIPQYNLLSQEDKARHHFLSRKISYELNNGFPVFHENY